In Etheostoma cragini isolate CJK2018 chromosome 19, CSU_Ecrag_1.0, whole genome shotgun sequence, the genomic window ACTACTTTATATCACTTCCAGAAATCTTCACAGAAAACAAGGCAACAAGGGCAGAACAGCATCATCCATTTTAACTGAATAATTTCTGTTCCAGTTCAGCTAAAACAATAAGAAAGAACACTTGAACAGCAGTAACCGCCATTTATAGTTTCAATCAATTTGTTTTGATGTCAAACTGACACcaaaataaagatttgtttCAATGTCTCTTTGACTTTAAGTTTTGCTAATAAGTCAAGAGGTTGAAATTCAACCTAATTATCTGTTCATCAAGAATCAGTgacataattaaattaattaccaATATAGCAGCCAAAAtcatctttttaaatgacagagCCCTTTCAGGCATTACTTGAGAAATATTACTCCCTTATGATTAAAGGCATGTGTCTCTGTCAGATGTTTGGGTTATAAATGTGGGATAAAAGTGGGTCATAATATCAAGCCTCAAGGCCAcatgactgtaaaaaatatgaTGATGTATTACAGTATGACTTGGCAAAatgttattcttttaaaaaacaatttcaaggGGATTTTTTGAAGGAGGGGAATTCTACATCCACAAACACAGAATCGTTTTCCAGTTTATTTCTGCTCTTAAGTGTTTCAGGACAGTACTAGAACCCTAAGAAGCTGTCATGAGTACTAATTTACTAGCTTGTTTTTGTCTACTGATAATATTTCACTTTGTTATTACAGACCAGAGTGAAGCAAGAGGATGGAGGGCTGGGGGGGGCTTTATAGAATCCAGTTCAGCAGCAGACACGTTTTATAGAAGGCTTGTGTTAGGCTATTACACAAGCCATTGTTTCGCAATAACGATTGCAACAGAGGGTGTCATTGATAATACATTTATGACTTGAATTCTTTTtctgaaacagacagaaagagagccTGCATACCCAGAGTagtacatatttaaatacatatatattctaGCAGCATAGCTCTATGAACAGTATTGTTGGTCAGTTGGTCCACTACTTTGGTCCGGACTGAAGTAGTTCAATAAGTACTGGAGGAATTGTTTGCATTACATTATTGTTACAGACATGCATGGTTTCCAGATGGTGATCCTAATGACCTTGGTGATGGCCTGATTTTTCCTCGAGCACCAGCGGGTTTACTTTTCTGGTTGAGTGAAATGTCTTCACTGAAATTTGATATCCTCATCCCCCTCAGGTTGAATTGCAATCAAATtgttgatccagatgttttcaTCAAACACCATCACCTGGTATTAAATCCAGTGTTTTGATTCATGACCAAATGATTATGATCGCAATGCTGACCGGGTTCAGCAGCCTCTATGGACATCATGGCAGACATGAAAAGACCAAAGATAACGTTGACAGAGAAATCCAATTAGagaaaacatcagcatgttagcacaCAGACGTTAGCACACAGACGTTAATACGCAGACGTAGCAGTAGACTCGATCTTGTTTAGGCTCTGGCTCCATACTTTAGTTTCTAAATTAGTGGTTTTTACAATGTTTCTATTACTGACCATATACAGTTGCACCTTAGTCTTTTTGCATAATTACACCTTGCAATTTATGTTGCAAATACTGATAACAATGAGTGCATCTAGAGGAGAAAGATGCTAATATGTCACTAGCTGCTTTGCACTGTAAACTAGATATTAACAACATTCCAAAATCGAGTTTTATTTACAATCGTGCATATTTATTGCAGTCTTGCAGCCCATCATTAACAGAATCACATGTCAAAAGTCAGTAGCGTAAATTATGATTTcagcctgaaaaaaaaacagggcacACTTAAGagtataatgtataaataaatacaaacttttacaataatgtcTTACATGACTGACCTTCACATTATTATCTGCCAGTTTGAATTACAACATGAACAAGTCTTTTTCACACAAGTTTGAAATACTGTTACAATTTACTTAAAgatgttgtgttaaaaaaaaataaaaaatacttaaggCATTATTTTAAGATGGAAATACAATAGTCTTACCAGCTTACTTAAATCACATTTCATACACGCATCTGTTTACCTGGAAGAATATTCTCGCTTCACAAACTGTCTACTAAAAGTGCCCATCCTCAGTTATGGAGTATTAACTTTTAGCTTCCAGTGAACAACACTCTAAACAAATGAAGTGAAACTATTTCACTTGTTTCAGCGAGTCCCTGGGTTTGACTTTGTAGAAACAAACAGCAACCATACCCTTTATTTGGGAAGGTGTACAAATTAGATATCTCTATTTAATTGCAACGATGATAAACACCTTTGCATTATGATGATGTTGGTGTTGCTGTAGGTGATACTGTAGCTGACTCTGTGGCTGAtgatgtggttgtttttgggCTGGTGATGATCCTCTTATGAGCATGGAACGCCCTCTGCCTGTAAAGAAAGCATTTTATGTTTAacctttgacatttttatcatcTGAAACAGTGGTTTCCAGCTTTTTGGAATTATGtctatttttctcttctctctctactTCTCTCATCTAATTACATGCGTATTAGTTTACACTGTGTCGGAACGATGGCTAATGAAAGCACACcatggaaaaaaagcttttgggCGCCTGGGTAGAGAACTTTGGGGTGTACGTGCCCATGTgcagaggtttgctcctcgacgcagcggccgctggttggactccaacctgtggccctttgctgtgtgtcgttccccccctctctctctctctcccccctttcatgtcttcagctgtcctacgtataaaataataaaaggtctaaaaataaattaaaaaaactaaaaaggaaagaaaaaagctttggacttacatttttattgtctgcAGGACTGCTTGGGTGAATTTTGAACTGGGGTCAAGACACTGTAAGCGCTTATCTTTCAGTATGGCACTgtatgagaaagagaaagctttAATGTAGAACAACTCTTTACACAACACTTACAAATTACGCTCATTGGAAAATTAACAGTAAAcactgaaaaattaaaaaactactttttgcTCAGGTTACTGCAGACACTTACATTACTTCTTGTTGGTTGCAGTATGGACGAGGCGGATACTCCTTGACACCAGCGATGAGAGAGGCATTAAGAGACTTGCTTCTTTTTACACACTGGCACTTCAAAATAGCTGGAAAAATTGAGACAGTTTAACATTTACGCTGTAAAAAATCCATGCAACAGCTAGAGTTCCACCTCCCATGTTTTCTGATATGTAAAACTCAGTCAAGGTTGAACTCATGTAAAACCATGTAATGcagaaaaacagccaaaaagCTTTCCACAATCTATAAATTAACACACTTACCCATTGAAGTGTAAGTTATACAGCAGGCTAGGACAATGATGCACTGGATTGAAGAAGTCATCCTCATCTTAAATGATGTAGAATCCTTGTATCTCAGAAACTGAAGCAAAGCCTTTCGTTTTTGCAGGCATCTATTCAGATTTGAAGAATCCTCCCGTGTTGAGTGTGCAATACTGTGAGCATCATGTTTTCTGCACCTTACTTTTATACTCTCTCAGGGAACAGTTTTCCTAAGAAATGTGTTTGCAATcatcccccccccttttttccaCACTGTTACTCAAGATTTTGTAACCCATTCATTGTTGATCGGACTTTACCGTCAGCGTTATTTCCTTTAAAGACTTCCTGTGCGTCGAGGAACACGTTGAGTCATGTTTGTCTTTAAGAGTGGCCTCTGCTTTATCGATGCTGCATATCTGACATGATTCAACTCCTACTccgaaatatgatctcttttgaGTCACTTTACACAAAAATTATTTCTACTGCAGAGCTGCTGTCAGATCCTTCTCACCTGTACAGTTtggtccaacatcactaaccttatgaatcatattttttggtagaagtgatattgctacatggcaaataatgtATTACTAAGTGTTGTAGACTAATAATTGAATTGagtaattgaatctgtaattgaaaggggcatgctcaaaataatagcagtgttgtgtttaattagtAACgcgattgattctgtgaagaaacaggtatCAATTATGGCCCACATTTaaggaagaaaggaagcaaatgttgtgcatgctggttatagtgcatttcacactgaaacactgaaatgggttgttccagacattgcttTGAGAAGCAgcagactttgattaaaaagttaattGGAGAGGGGAAATCACCAGTCCCATtgctaaaaaaagacacaaactgaaTAGGTTGCCTAATATtcccttttcttcactttctgaacacaaacttgatcaatatggatcatgttttgatttggaattgaatgtgcagtgttcccaaggCATTGATactatggaattaaaagctattctaaggatatTGAGCATTTTTCACTtcagagaaagtgaaaaatgatCAAAGATATTCTTTTTGTCTAAATAGTAAAAATTTTTAACATTGCATCACTAAATGGCTTGTGACTATTCATCCCAATAGTACTCTGGACATGGAAATTACTTTTCTTCAATGAgaatttttaaaatggaaaggaattaataaaatataaatttgtctgaatagcattttttttcacacattaaaaGGAAACAGTAATTGAAATTGGTCAATTCACAATAAATGGGTTACGGCGCTATGGTACTGTAACAATATCTGTCAGGCCGCAAGCCCCAGCAATGTCTGACTCTGCGTTGTGTTTATTTAGCATGATGGATATACCAGGGCATGTGGCAGGGAAGGGGAAAACAGGTGTCCAACTGGTGGTTTAGACAAGCAAAACCTTCCTATTATTGAGccttttggaaaagaaaagggaatatGACCTCTGGTTAGTCTgactatcaccagaccaagccaagctcaatagatttgagataaAGCATTGGTCTGCTCTGTAAATTCTCTGCACAAGAAGcttgaccaacgggcatagttcaaatgactctgtacgcgattggatagtccttcaaccaatcagaccaacgatccggtgATGTAGAAGCGACAGCGGTCTTAATGGGTTTGCTGCGCTTGGGTGGCGTCTGctggccgctatgttgaatgtaaacaagaagctgcttggtcgcttgttaaacccgccaatagcgcgccaggtagataagccagtttgtgattggttcccgtaAAAATTGTGAACtcaagcaggagaattaaatgggcaggtttccagaccaagCTGCAGGGTGAAATCAAATCGCTAGGaaagtgggcggggtttacctaGTCTAACCTCTGGTGGCTGCGGAGGGTCAAAAAGGCTCCGTGCTACGGCAAGCCAAACAGAAAGGGAGCACTCAACATAAAACAAAGGTGCCATCTGCTCGCCAATGTAGAACACTTCCTTacagtaataaaaatgtatccagAAGTTGGATATTCAGATTATAATTAATGACACATGATTCTTCCCTACGTTATagtacatttgtcacttttaatatttaaaagtgtCAGTACTGATACTGAAATCAAATTTTTGTGTTATTGCTGTCTTCTACTGTGCTTCACTACTCACCTCATGTAAACTACGATCAAACTTACTGCGTACACAACACCCACCACATTCCTATGCCCTACTAGTcgttaaattaaacaaaagattaCAGGTCTGGGTAGGGAATGATGTCAGCCAGGAGTCGTGCAATCTTTCAATTGTATCAGTTCCTTCATCTTTGCTCATGATGGTAAATATTACTTGTCATTAAAAGCTGggatttttaaaacaacagtaacaacaaatGCATGTGACTTTCCTACAGAGAATCCCTATGCAGTTATCTATAATAACTAATCCAGGAAGCTAATTTATGCATTTACTTTGGTTTAACTTTGagacaaacatttgaaatgactTATAAAAAATTTGACTAAGTATTTGGTGAGGTTATGGAGGGTCGCACTGCAAAGGTGGTAAGTGCAAAGTTAGCGTGAGCTATATTCAGAGAGGCCAAAATTATGAGACAAGTTGTAAGATACTtaaattattcttttaaaagAACAGTTCAACTGCCTATGCCTATTATCTTTCTTGCA contains:
- the LOC117934586 gene encoding growth-regulated alpha protein-like, producing the protein MRMTSSIQCIIVLACCITYTSMAILKCQCVKRSKSLNASLIAGVKEYPPRPYCNQQEVIAILKDKRLQCLDPSSKFTQAVLQTIKMQRAFHAHKRIITSPKTTTSSATESATVSPTATPTSS